A region of Stigmatopora nigra isolate UIUO_SnigA chromosome 6, RoL_Snig_1.1, whole genome shotgun sequence DNA encodes the following proteins:
- the abcg2b gene encoding broad substrate specificity ATP-binding cassette transporter ABCG2b, with amino-acid sequence MFEHESPKIKSFYCSVHVPRFAVKTPTPLFTCNILIMSKEQQVVFDLEDNLQKRGPTLTFSNLHYCIRESRCCRKKSLEKYILKDVSGIMRSGMNAIMGATGSGKTSLLDVIAGRKDPTGLRQGTVLVDGKAVTSKLRLSSAYVVQDDILMGTLTVRENLLFSANLRLDPKRYSSADKRTQVDTILDDLGLTDCENTKIGTEFLRGVSGGERKRCSIGMELITSPSLLFLDEPTTGLDSNTANCIIGLLHKLSRRGKTVIFSIHQPRFSIFRRFDHLTLMHKGEVVYAGAAQGTLQYFTDLGFQIESFDNPADFFMDITNGEAQSTFQEINTSDCKNILAVKYYQSQLGQNMLHELDCINRNVADGVIAQKVTAEYATSFLEQLRIVCGRTVVNTLRNPQTSYAQLALNIFFALLVGLIYYQMPLTLPEALQNRFGAFFFLIINMVFGNLSAVELFINERAIFIHENSSGYYRTSVYFLSKIFADLIPNRIIPIFIFSSIAYYMMGLKPAFSAFLCFALTMSMVSLAGVSLAFLVSASVSSFAMANILIALPFVFMMVFGGYLVNLNAMLSWLSWLQWVSIFRYGLNAAFINEMSGQVFYANKTIIPGELFLSMQDIDYSTWGYWENQVALFGITSVCMVLAYIQLRRINRWK; translated from the exons atgtttgaGCATGAGAGTCCAAagattaaatcattttattgcTCTGTGCACGTTCCTCGCTTCGCCGTGAAAACTCCAACACCGTTGTTTACTTGTAATATTCTGATCATGAGCAAGGAACAGCAGGTTGTGTTTGACCTGGAAGACAACTTGCAGAAACGGGGACCCACACTGACCTTCAGCAACCTGCATTACTGCATCCGGGAGAGCAGATGCTGTCGAAAGAAATCTCTAGAAAAGTACATCTTGAAAGATGTCAG cGGCATCATGAGAAGTGGAATGAATGCCATCATGGGTGCCACTGGAAGCGGTAAAACATC GCTTCTAGATGTCATTGCGGGGAGAAAAGATCCAACCGGACTCCGTCAAGGCACTGTCCTGGTAGATGGCAAGGCTGTGACTTCTAAACTCAGGCTGAGTTCTGCTTATGTAGTCCAG GATGACATTCTAATGGGAACGCTGACTGTGCGGGAGAACCTACTCTTCAGTGCTAACCTACGTCTGGATCCCAAGCGATACTCTTCTGCAGACAAACGCACACAAGTGGATACCATCCTTGACGATCTGGGACTGACTGACTGTGAAAACACCAAG ATCGGAACGGAATTCCTACGCGGCGTATCAGGCGGGGAGAGGAAGCGCTGTAGCATTGGGATGGAACTCATTACCTCACCCTCTCTCCTCTTCCTGGATGAACCCACCACAGGCCTGGACTCCAACACTGCCAACTGTATCATTGGCCTACTGCACAA ATTGTCCAGACGAGGCAAAACTGTCATCTTCTCCATCCACCAGCCTCGCTTTTCTATCTTCAGACGTTTCGACCACTTGACACTGATGCACAAAGGCGAAGTGGTATATGCAGGAGCGGCCCAGGGCACCCTCCAATACTTCACAGATCTCG GTTTTCAAATCGAGTCCTTTGACAACCCTGCTGACTTCTTCATGGACATCACCAATGGAGAAGCCCAGTCAACCTTTCAGGAAATCAATACAA GTGACTGCAAAAACATCCTGGCAGTCAAGTATTATCAGTCACAGCTGGGTCAAAATATGCTTCACGAGCTGGACTGCATAAACCGCAATGTGGCAGATGGCGTCATAGCTCAAAAAGTGACGGCTGAATACGCCACTTCCTTCCTCGAGCAG tTGCGCATAGTGTGCGGCAGGACAGTGGTGAATACGTTGAGGAACCCGCAGACGTCATATGCTCAGCTGGctctcaacattttttttgctctcctcGTGGGCCTCATTTATTACCAAATGCCTTTAACTCTGCCAGAAGCCTTACAAAATAG ATTTGGtgcttttttctttctcattatCAACATGGTTTTTGGCAATCTCTCTGCTGTGGAACTCTTCATCAATGAGAGGGCGATCTTCAT CCACGAAAACTCCAGCGGCTATTACCGCACGTCCGTCTACTTCCTTTCGAAGATCTTTGCCGACCTCATCCCCAACCGCATCATTCCCATCTTCATCTTTTCATCCATTGCCTACTACATGATGG GGCTGAAGCCAGCATTTTCAGCTTTCCTATGCTTTGCGCTGACCATGTCCATGGTCAGCCTCGCAGGGGTCAGCTTGGCATTCCTGGTCTCAGCCAGCGTGTCGTCTTTCGCAATGGCTAACATCCTTATCGCGCTCCCTTTTGTCTTCATGATG GTGTTTGGCGGTTACTTGGTCAATCTTAATGCCATGCTGAGCTGGCTCTCTTGGCTTCAGTGGGTCAGCATCTTCAGATATGGACTCAAT GCTGCATTCATCAATGAGATGTCAGGACAAGTCTTCTATGCCAACAAAACAAT TATTCCGGGTGAGCTGTTCCTCTCGATGCAGGACATTGACTACTCCACATGGGGGTACTGGGAGAACCAAGTTGCGCTTTTTGGGATCACGTCGGTCTGCATGGTCCTTGCCTATATACAACTGCGAAGGATCAACCGATGGAAGTGA
- the hapstr1b gene encoding HUWE1-associated protein modifying stress responses: protein MEERKEEGEAEIQEHGPEHWFSKWERQCLSAAEQSEPLGDEDTEQNQQKLWHLFQNSATAVAQLYKDRECQQQGLSLWVPFQNAATAVTNMYKESTEVRQRSYDLGIQIGYQRRNKEVMAWVKKRRRTIRREDLISFLCGKNPPPRAARAPTRAAIVAASRPPPAETGSSVETDLQPFREAIALHGLSGAMASISVRSSGPPPGSPTHPPVAPSHGRRRNGLHDVDLNTFISEEMALHLDSAANRKRAAAPCADVITDSPTHKRNRML, encoded by the exons ATGGAGGAAAGGAAGGAGGAGGGAGAAGCCGAGATCCAGGAACACGGCCCCGAACACTGGTTCTCCAAATGGGAACGCCAGTGTCTGTCCGCCGCCGAACAGAGCGAGCCACTTGGCGACGAAGACACGGAGCAGAACCAGCAGAAGCTGTGGCACCTCTTCCAGAACTCGGCCACGGCGGTGGCGCAGCTCTACAAAG ACAGAGAATGCCAACAGCAAGGCCTTTCCCTGTGGGTGCCCTTCCAGAATGCTGCAACTGCTGTAACTAACATGTACAAAG AGAGCACGGAGGTCCGCCAGCGCAGCTACGACCTGGGGATCCAGATCGGCTACCAGCGCAGGAATAAGGAGGTTATGGCGTGGGTGAAAAAGCGCCGGAGAACCATCCGGCGCGAGGACCTCATTAGCTTCCTGTGCGGCAAGAACCCCCCTCCCAGGGCCGCCCGGGCCCCAACCAGGGCGGCAATAGTGGCCGCCAGCCGGCCGCCCCCGGCGGAAACGGGCAGCTCCGTGGAGACGGACCTCCAGCCTTTCAGAGAAGCCATAGCCTTGCACG GTCTCAGCGGCGCCATGGCGAGCATCTCCGTGCGCTCGTCGGGTCCCCCGCCCGGCTCGCCCACTCACCCGCCAGTGGCGCCCTCTCACGGGCGGCGCCGCAACGGCCTCCACGACGTGGACCTCAACACCTTCATCAGCGAGGAGATGGCCCTCCATCTGGATTCGGCCGCCAACCGCAAGCGGGCCGCCGCCCCCTGCGCCGACGTGATCACGGACTCGCCCACGCACAAGCGTAACCGGATGCTCTGA